From the genome of Candidatus Buchananbacteria bacterium, one region includes:
- a CDS encoding ribonuclease J, whose protein sequence is MKERKKQHPVRSRTGKPSVGRRDNNRNQHRKKIAKTKHHSGVTQPSPKRKEVFSPDKLKIYALGGLEEVGRNMTVFEYENDIVIVDMGHQFPEEEMHGIDYILPNISSLKGKEKNIRAVLITHGHLDHVGAAPHLLPELGNPLVIAAPMTAAILRKQIEDHSNKFTPKIMELRDLKSPIKLGKITINFFQVTHSIKDALGIILQTPVVTVIHPGDWRYDLDPVEGPKTDMTHLAKWKTKTRPVALMMESLGSTQQGFQGSEMEVYKNMEQIISTAPSRVIFGTFSSMIERIGQIIQISEKYGKKVAVDGYSMKSNVEIGRKFGFIKTNKETLIDIANIDDYPKNKVVVICTGSQGEDRAVLRRIANGDHRFIKIEPNDTIVFSSSVIPGNERTIQTLKDRLYRLGANVIHKEIMDVHAGGHGKIEDIKLLLKEVQPDYLIPVYANHYLLQEASKVAQSVGFPKEKIFVADNGQIIEFDKKGGRLTNQRVVTDYVFVDGLGVGDVSSVVLKDRQVMASDGMIVVIVTIDKKRGVLVQNPDLISRGFIYMKENKKLIEDTRMLARKIFKGTLKGGVDEGYYKDKIRTEVSNFLYQKTQRRPMVLPVIIQI, encoded by the coding sequence ATGAAAGAACGAAAAAAACAGCATCCTGTTAGATCTCGCACCGGCAAGCCGTCGGTTGGCCGGAGAGACAACAATAGAAATCAACACCGCAAAAAGATTGCTAAGACCAAGCATCACAGCGGTGTTACTCAACCAAGTCCTAAAAGAAAAGAAGTCTTTTCACCGGACAAACTAAAAATCTACGCTTTAGGCGGCCTTGAAGAGGTCGGACGCAACATGACGGTTTTTGAATATGAAAACGATATCGTCATTGTCGACATGGGACACCAATTCCCCGAAGAAGAAATGCACGGCATTGATTATATCCTGCCGAATATTAGTTCACTTAAAGGTAAAGAAAAAAATATCCGCGCTGTACTAATTACGCACGGTCATCTTGACCATGTCGGCGCCGCGCCACACCTGCTGCCCGAGCTAGGTAATCCGCTGGTTATTGCCGCACCAATGACTGCCGCCATCTTGCGCAAACAGATTGAAGACCACAGCAACAAATTCACTCCCAAAATCATGGAATTACGTGACCTCAAGTCACCGATCAAATTAGGAAAAATCACCATTAATTTTTTCCAGGTCACTCACAGTATTAAAGATGCGCTAGGAATCATCCTTCAAACGCCCGTTGTCACTGTCATTCACCCCGGCGATTGGCGCTATGATCTTGATCCGGTTGAAGGCCCAAAAACCGACATGACTCATCTTGCTAAATGGAAGACTAAGACTAGACCGGTTGCCTTAATGATGGAAAGTCTGGGTTCAACCCAACAGGGTTTTCAGGGTTCGGAAATGGAAGTATATAAAAATATGGAGCAAATCATTAGTACTGCTCCCAGCCGTGTTATTTTTGGAACATTCTCTTCAATGATTGAACGTATCGGTCAGATCATTCAAATTTCTGAAAAGTATGGCAAAAAAGTCGCGGTTGACGGCTACAGCATGAAATCAAACGTAGAAATCGGCCGTAAATTTGGCTTCATTAAAACCAACAAAGAAACGCTTATTGACATTGCCAACATTGACGACTACCCAAAAAATAAAGTGGTGGTTATCTGTACCGGTTCTCAGGGTGAAGACCGGGCTGTGCTGCGCCGGATTGCCAATGGCGACCACCGGTTTATTAAAATTGAACCAAACGACACCATTGTTTTTTCGTCTTCGGTAATCCCCGGCAACGAACGAACAATCCAAACTTTAAAAGACCGGCTATACCGGCTTGGCGCAAATGTTATTCATAAAGAAATTATGGATGTCCACGCCGGCGGTCATGGCAAAATTGAAGATATCAAGCTACTGCTCAAAGAAGTTCAGCCAGATTATTTAATCCCGGTTTATGCTAATCACTACCTGCTTCAAGAAGCGTCAAAGGTGGCACAAAGTGTTGGTTTTCCAAAAGAAAAAATCTTTGTGGCTGACAATGGCCAAATTATTGAGTTTGACAAAAAGGGTGGCCGCCTCACCAACCAGCGAGTGGTGACTGATTATGTTTTTGTCGACGGTCTGGGTGTCGGCGATGTTTCAAGCGTTGTTTTAAAAGACCGCCAGGTGATGGCTTCCGACGGTATGATCGTCGTCATTGTCACTATTGATAAAAAACGCGGCGTGCTGGTACAAAATCCCGACCTTATTTCACGGGGATTTATCTATATGAAAGAAAATAAAAAACTGATTGAAGATACTCGAATGCTGGCAAGAAAAATTTTTAAGGGTACGCTTAAAGGCGGCGTTGATGAGGGTTACTATAAAGATAAAATCCGAACTGAAGTCAGCAATTTTTTGTACCAAAAAACTCAACGGCGACCAATGGTATTGCCGGTAATAATTCAAATTTAA
- the secG gene encoding preprotein translocase subunit SecG, producing the protein MIMLIDIIQIISAVLLIAVVLIQNKGTGLGAAFGGEGTVHRSKRGAEKWLFTSTIILAIVFLATALANTLF; encoded by the coding sequence TTGATTATGCTTATCGACATTATTCAAATTATTTCAGCAGTCCTCTTGATTGCTGTTGTCCTGATTCAAAATAAAGGCACCGGTCTGGGTGCTGCTTTTGGTGGCGAAGGCACGGTTCATCGATCTAAGCGCGGTGCTGAAAAATGGCTATTTACTTCAACTATCATCCTCGCAATTGTTTTCTTGGCAACTGCTCTTGCCAACACTCTTTTTTAA
- a CDS encoding MFS transporter, whose product MWFQKKPLFNLPLKILLVTNSIILLAGAMFGPIYALFVEDIGGDLMDASFAGGIFALAAGITTLVSGKYSDRVKENELIVVAGYMIMGLGFLLLSICTSVWFLLLIQILIGLGEAVYSPAFDAVYSKHLDKNHAGKQWGAWESINYFSLAVGAVVGGVIVTLTNFNVLFILMAMMSFASGIYIYLLPRKVL is encoded by the coding sequence ATGTGGTTTCAAAAAAAACCCTTATTCAACCTGCCGCTAAAAATTCTTTTGGTTACTAACTCCATCATCTTGCTGGCCGGCGCTATGTTTGGCCCGATCTACGCTTTGTTTGTCGAAGACATTGGTGGCGATTTGATGGATGCCAGTTTCGCCGGCGGTATTTTTGCTTTGGCTGCCGGCATTACCACGCTTGTCTCCGGCAAATACAGTGATCGGGTTAAAGAAAACGAACTAATCGTTGTTGCCGGTTACATGATTATGGGACTGGGGTTTTTACTGCTGTCAATCTGTACCTCAGTCTGGTTTCTTCTTCTTATTCAAATACTAATTGGTCTTGGTGAAGCCGTTTATTCACCGGCATTTGACGCTGTCTATTCAAAACATCTTGATAAAAATCACGCTGGCAAACAGTGGGGCGCCTGGGAATCAATCAACTACTTTTCACTTGCAGTCGGTGCCGTTGTCGGCGGCGTTATCGTCACATTGACTAACTTCAACGTTTTGTTTATTCTTATGGCAATGATGTCGTTTGCGAGCGGCATCTATATCTATTTACTACCACGCAAAGTTCTTTAG
- a CDS encoding DsbA family protein, with translation MYTEEPIFNVPNSQKGDHQPDKKWYKHWWGQLLIGFLVLFSVFSVAFGIYVAKVIYLLRSGEITASELFGGSAAEPDDQIVLTNLATDDDPSVGPKDAKVVVVEFSDFQCPYCAQVYPVVKELIKDYSDRVLFVFRDFPLTDIHPQAVLASLAGECANEQGKFWEMHDKIFENQDKINEDNLAAWSVQIGLNSLQFSSCMGAGKYLPEIEADLQEGLAFGVEATPTFFINGKPLRGAVSLATFESIILAELSR, from the coding sequence ATGTATACTGAAGAGCCAATTTTTAATGTTCCAAATTCCCAGAAAGGCGATCACCAACCGGACAAAAAATGGTATAAGCATTGGTGGGGTCAATTGCTGATTGGATTTTTAGTTTTGTTTTCGGTTTTTTCGGTTGCTTTTGGGATTTATGTTGCTAAAGTCATCTACCTGTTGCGGTCTGGGGAAATAACTGCCAGTGAACTTTTTGGCGGTTCGGCGGCTGAGCCCGATGATCAGATTGTTTTAACCAACTTGGCAACTGATGATGATCCAAGCGTCGGACCAAAAGACGCGAAGGTAGTTGTTGTGGAGTTTTCTGATTTTCAGTGTCCGTACTGCGCCCAGGTTTATCCGGTAGTTAAAGAGCTAATTAAGGATTACAGCGACAGAGTGCTGTTTGTTTTTCGTGATTTTCCTCTGACCGACATCCATCCGCAGGCAGTGTTAGCTTCGTTAGCCGGTGAGTGTGCGAATGAACAGGGAAAATTTTGGGAAATGCACGATAAGATTTTTGAAAATCAAGATAAAATCAACGAGGATAATTTAGCCGCTTGGTCGGTTCAAATCGGTCTTAATAGTTTGCAGTTTAGCAGTTGCATGGGCGCCGGAAAATATCTGCCGGAAATTGAAGCTGATCTGCAGGAAGGTTTAGCATTTGGCGTTGAGGCAACTCCAACATTTTTTATCAACGGTAAGCCCTTGCGAGGTGCGGTCTCATTAGCGACATTTGAGAGCATTATTTTAGCAGAGTTAAGTAGATAA